One Malania oleifera isolate guangnan ecotype guangnan chromosome 10, ASM2987363v1, whole genome shotgun sequence genomic region harbors:
- the LOC131166333 gene encoding 2-methylene-furan-3-one reductase-like, with protein MDGIPSEMKACVYSEYGNVLKLDPALPLPQVKDDQVLIKVVAAALNPVDFKRMLGYFKATDSSPPTVPGYDVAGVVVKVGSLVKKFKEGDEAYGDINEKALENPKRYGTLAEYTAAEEGLLALKPKNLSFVEAASLPVALETAYEGLQRCGFSAAQSILVLGGAGGVGTHVIQLAKHVYGASKVAATASTGKLDLLRSLGADLAIDYTKQNFEDLPEKFDVVYDAVGQIERVVKAVKAGGKVVGIVGSQEAQPPPPAFVFVLTSDGGILEKLRPYLESGKVKPVIDTKSPFPFSKAAEALSYLQTSRATGKVVVYPIP; from the exons ATGGATGGCATACCCTCTGAAATGAAGGCATGTGTTTATTCCGAGTATGGAAATGTTCTGAAACTTGATCCAGCTTTGCCTCTCCCTCAAGTTAAGGATGACCAGGTGTTGATCAAAGTTGTTGCTGCCGCCCTTAACCCCGTTGATTTTAAGAGAATGCTTGGGTATTTTAAAGCCACTGATTCTTCTCCCCCA ACTGTTCCAGGGTATGATGTTGCTGGAGTGGTGGTGAAGGTGGGAAGCCTAGTGAAGAAATTCAAAGAAGGGGATGAAGCGTATGGGGATATAAATGAGAAAGCTTTAGAAAACCCAAAAAGGTATGGGACTTTGGCGGAGTACACTGCAGCGGAGGAAGGATTATTGGCCCTTAAACCCAAGAATCTGAGCTTTGTGGAAGCAGCCAGCCTTCCCGTCGCCCTTGAGACTGCCTATGAAGGGCTTCAGCGATGTGGGTTCTCTGCAGCTCAATCCATTCTCGTTTTGGGAGGTGCTGGTGGCGTTGGAACCCATGTCATTCAG CTAGCAAAGCATGTTTATGGAGCATCCAAAGTGGCAGCCACCGCCAGCACTGGAAAACTGGACTTGCTGAGGAGTTTGGGCGCCGATCTGGCCATTGATTACACCAAGCAAAACTTCGAAGACCTCCCAGAGAAATTTGATGTTGTCTATGATGCAGTTG GGCAAATTGAGAGGGTAGTGAAGGCCGTGAAAGCAGGCGGGAAAGTCGTGGGAATCGTGGGAAGTCAAGAGGCTCAACCGCCGCCGCCGGCGTTCGTTTTCGTGCTCACCTCGGACGGAGGCATCTTGGAGAAACTGAGGCCTTACTTGGAAAGTGGGAAGGTGAAGCCGGTGATTGACACCAAAAGCCCATTCCCATTCTCTAAGGCTGCTGAGGCACTCTCCTATCTTCAAACCTCCAGGGCTACCGGAAAAGTGGTTGTGTATCCAATCCCTTAA
- the LOC131166335 gene encoding 2-methylene-furan-3-one reductase-like: MAGIPSEMKAWVYSEYGNSVDVLKLDSALPLPQVQDDQVLVRVVAAALNPVDFKRMLGYFKAIDSSPPTVRGYDVAGVVVKVGSQVKKFKEGDEVYGDINENAVHKPKKIGSLAEYTAVEENVLALKPNNLSFVEAASLPLAVETAYGGLEQSGFSLGKSILVLGGAGGVGTQVIQLAKHVFGASKVAATSSTGKLDLLRSLGADLAIDYTKENFEDLPEKFDVVYDAVGEVERAVKAVKDGGKVVGIVRPVEGAAPAPAFLFYVLTSDGAILEKLKPYLESGKLKPVIDPKSPFPFSKTVEAFSYLQTNRATGKVVVHPIP; this comes from the exons ATGGCTGGCATACCCTCAGAAATGAAGGCATGGGTCTATTCTGAGTATGGAAACTCTGTTGATGTTCTCAAACTTGATTCAGCTTTGCCTCTTCCTCAAGTTCAGGATGACCAAGTGTTGGTCAGAGTTGTTGCTGCAGCCCTCAACCCTGTTGATTTCAAGAGAATGCTTGGATATTTCAAAGCAATTGATTCTTCTCCCCCA ACTGTTCGAGGCTATGATGTTGCTGGAGTGGTGGTGAAGGTGGGCAGCCAAGTGAAAAAATTCAAGGAAGGGGATGAAGTATATGGGGATATAAATGAGAACGCTGTGCATAAGCCCAAAAAGATTGGCTCTTTGGCAGAGTACACTGCTGTGGAAGAGAATGTACTGGCACTCAAACCCAACAATTTGAGTTTCGTCGAAGCTGCCAGCCTTCCTCTTGCCGTTGAAACAGCCTACGGAGGGCTAGAGCAATCTGGGTTCTCCTTGGGCAAATCCATTCTTGTTCTGGGAGGTGCTGGAGGAGTTGGAACCCAGGTTATCCAG CTAGCAAAGCATGTTTTTGGAGCATCCAAAGTAGCAGCTACTTCCAGCACAGGAAAACTGGACTTGCTAAGGAGCTTGGGTGCTGATTTGGCCATTGATTACACCAAGGAAAACTTCGAAGACCTGCCAGAGAAATTTGATGTTGTCTATGATGCAGTTG GGGAGGTTGAGAGGGCAGTGAAGGCAGTAAAAGATGGGGGGAAAGTTGTTGGAATTGTGAGGCCAGTGGAAGGAGCTGCACCAGCACCAGCATTCCTTTTTTATGTGCTCACATCTGACGGAGCCATCTTAGAGAAGCTGAAACCTTACTTGGAAAGTGGGAAGCTGAAGCCAGTGATTGACCCCAAAAGCCCATTTCCATTCTCCAAGACTGTTGAAGCATTTTCCTATCTTCAAACCAACAGGGCAACTGGAAAAGTGGTAGTTCATCCAATCCCTTGA